The following proteins are co-located in the Trichocoleus sp. FACHB-46 genome:
- a CDS encoding DUF6745 domain-containing protein, whose amino-acid sequence MPRSNLDALTPEHQSLIPAYLEKWKAIALSTQRIDRAQAVQEICAGWELEETEICFFDTPYDMLRNIKPILPEWERYWPFDLGPQDVIDIDDWITRSVQEQIDQHLVQPLESLIQQVWQPVIAQLYNGPDIMPSDVSHEVAHNFVHDVLPQDFLLSGIQFDFCVSVLGCPLSDTEQLSWQAFQHLVEHAGWILPLYEAIDENDEKIDEFSKELCWVCDRPVKLCLDSEGRLHADAEPAIEFADGFAVWAQHGELWIRESS is encoded by the coding sequence ATGCCTCGCTCCAACCTGGATGCACTCACGCCTGAACATCAATCACTCATTCCTGCTTATTTAGAGAAGTGGAAAGCCATTGCACTATCCACTCAACGAATTGATCGAGCACAAGCTGTTCAAGAGATTTGTGCTGGGTGGGAACTGGAGGAAACAGAAATTTGCTTCTTTGATACCCCTTATGACATGTTGAGGAATATCAAGCCGATACTTCCCGAGTGGGAGCGATACTGGCCATTCGACCTCGGTCCTCAGGACGTAATCGATATCGATGATTGGATCACTCGCTCAGTTCAAGAACAGATAGATCAACACCTAGTGCAACCTCTGGAAAGTTTGATACAGCAAGTATGGCAGCCAGTTATCGCTCAGCTGTATAACGGACCTGACATTATGCCATCTGATGTCTCTCATGAAGTTGCTCATAATTTTGTTCACGATGTCTTGCCTCAGGATTTTCTGCTGTCTGGGATTCAATTTGATTTTTGTGTCTCTGTGCTTGGGTGCCCCCTGAGTGACACGGAACAATTATCTTGGCAAGCTTTTCAGCACCTAGTTGAGCACGCAGGCTGGATCTTGCCGTTATATGAAGCAATCGATGAGAATGACGAAAAAATTGATGAGTTCAGTAAAGAGCTTTGCTGGGTTTGCGATCGCCCGGTTAAACTCTGCCTGGACTCTGAAGGTCGGCTTCATGCTGATGCAGAGCCAGCAATCGAATTTGCAGATGGCTTTGCGGTGTGGGCACAGCATGGGGAGTTATGGATAAGAGAATCAAGCTGA